The following proteins are encoded in a genomic region of Reichenbachiella sp.:
- a CDS encoding DUF3127 domain-containing protein, giving the protein MEIKAKLLEKYETASFGASGFKKREFVVEYSENPQYPEFIKFELIQDKCEQLDGFNIGQEMNIAFNLKGRKWTNPKGEVVYFNSLQAWRISAANDVSAAPAQGQTDEAGANLTEPEWLNSDNSGEADDLPF; this is encoded by the coding sequence ATGGAAATTAAAGCTAAACTGCTAGAAAAATATGAAACTGCATCTTTTGGAGCCAGTGGTTTCAAGAAGAGAGAATTTGTCGTTGAGTATTCTGAAAATCCTCAATACCCAGAGTTTATCAAATTCGAATTAATCCAAGATAAATGTGAGCAACTAGACGGTTTCAACATTGGGCAGGAAATGAACATTGCATTTAATCTTAAAGGCAGAAAATGGACTAACCCTAAAGGAGAGGTAGTATATTTCAACTCACTTCAGGCTTGGAGAATTAGTGCAGCCAATGACGTAAGCGCAGCTCCGGCTCAAGGCCAAACAGATGAAGCAGGTGCCAACCTGACTGAGCCAGAATGGTTAAATTCAGACAACAGCGGCGAAGCGGATGACTTACCATTCTAA
- a CDS encoding ABC transporter permease — MWKNYLLTSVRALKKEKFYVLINLLSMAMAFALCTIAFFNYMYNSTYNQSFEDYESIYKINAEQQSACSSKALGVSPVALMESVLNEIPGLEIGRYHRSVVSLKSKDVLFQESAGFIDPAFLDIISFNHGPMILRRNEVILTKEAAQRLYGKDDAKGELLSVLFSNGEERSFQVGYVIQKPSENTSFKFSVLLPIDHYLDVEGIDYNDWSSWVSGTFLKTKNENLKVIEDALQRFIPIQNTQNPELQIASYRLDPIVEWAHFEKDLQGRAFGGVLHPASVIGTISSALAILLLACFNFFNTTIATSGKRLKEISMRKVIGGRKLDIVIQFLTESGLQVVAAFLISLLIGKLLIGPYNAMFNFELVEFQPAYLQPYLFFSIGICLLTILLSSTYPAFYISRFGSLDILKNKARLKGNSLLTKSMLVIQFSVCVYNLFALGVFVENAYYQESLDRGYDVRKFINIPLQPQQFDLFKNKVSQTSGFDVMTGTQQLVGFSNQEIGIEHEGVEYAIGKLNVGPTYLSTLGVEFVEGNDFMDHSSNEQTVVVNQMFNTHLGADMMNQWITVFDKKYRVQGVTQNFNLQNVMLTNKIKPTIFFFKPDSLSEYLVVKSEESKIIEDQERLENIWYEMYPDQLYGGFYQEEVFDSENKTNQIMIRINVFIAIVSILISILGLYALISLTIQRRIKEIGIRKTIGASFGHVIGLLLKEVGWMMMISIILGLIMGAYFITMLLNIIYAYHIEIDFLNYLFSIAVILLVAVISIGYKVVVTARMNPVSQLRAE, encoded by the coding sequence ATGTGGAAAAATTATTTACTCACTTCAGTCCGAGCTTTGAAGAAGGAAAAGTTCTATGTGCTGATCAATTTGTTAAGTATGGCTATGGCATTTGCTCTTTGCACGATAGCTTTCTTTAATTACATGTACAACAGTACTTATAATCAAAGTTTCGAAGATTATGAGTCGATATATAAGATTAACGCGGAGCAGCAATCAGCATGTTCATCTAAGGCTCTTGGTGTCAGTCCTGTGGCATTGATGGAGAGTGTGTTGAATGAAATCCCTGGGTTAGAGATAGGTCGATACCATAGAAGCGTTGTAAGCCTAAAATCGAAAGATGTACTATTTCAGGAATCTGCCGGATTTATAGATCCAGCTTTTCTGGATATCATTTCTTTTAATCATGGGCCTATGATTCTTAGAAGAAATGAAGTTATTCTGACTAAAGAAGCTGCCCAAAGATTGTATGGAAAGGATGACGCGAAAGGTGAACTACTCTCCGTATTATTTTCTAATGGGGAAGAACGTTCTTTTCAGGTGGGATATGTTATCCAGAAACCGAGTGAAAATACAAGTTTTAAATTTTCTGTGCTGCTTCCCATCGATCATTACTTGGATGTAGAAGGGATCGATTACAATGATTGGAGTTCATGGGTCAGTGGGACATTCCTGAAAACGAAAAATGAAAACCTGAAGGTCATAGAAGATGCTCTGCAGCGGTTCATTCCAATACAGAATACGCAAAATCCAGAGTTGCAAATAGCAAGTTATCGATTGGACCCTATTGTTGAATGGGCTCATTTTGAGAAGGATTTACAGGGTAGAGCTTTTGGAGGGGTATTGCACCCGGCCTCTGTTATTGGAACAATTAGTTCTGCCTTAGCGATATTGCTTTTGGCCTGTTTTAATTTCTTCAACACCACCATAGCTACTTCTGGGAAAAGATTGAAGGAGATAAGTATGCGTAAGGTGATAGGAGGACGAAAATTGGATATTGTCATTCAGTTTTTGACAGAAAGTGGGTTGCAAGTGGTTGCTGCTTTTTTAATTTCATTGTTGATTGGAAAGCTACTCATAGGTCCTTACAATGCCATGTTTAATTTTGAGTTGGTCGAGTTTCAGCCAGCTTATTTGCAGCCATATCTTTTTTTCTCAATTGGTATTTGTTTGCTGACGATTTTACTTTCTAGTACTTATCCGGCCTTTTATATCAGTAGGTTTGGTTCATTAGATATTTTGAAAAACAAAGCCAGATTGAAAGGGAATAGTCTGTTGACAAAAAGTATGCTTGTAATACAGTTTTCTGTTTGTGTCTACAATTTATTCGCTCTGGGTGTATTTGTTGAAAACGCTTACTACCAGGAATCCCTGGATCGGGGATATGATGTCAGAAAATTCATCAATATTCCATTGCAACCACAACAATTTGATTTGTTTAAAAATAAAGTATCTCAAACTTCAGGGTTTGATGTGATGACAGGAACTCAACAATTGGTTGGTTTTTCTAATCAGGAAATTGGCATAGAGCATGAAGGAGTGGAGTATGCTATTGGGAAGTTAAATGTAGGGCCAACATACTTGAGTACTTTAGGTGTGGAGTTTGTTGAAGGAAATGATTTCATGGATCATTCTTCCAATGAACAAACAGTTGTCGTCAACCAAATGTTTAATACACATTTGGGTGCAGATATGATGAATCAATGGATAACCGTGTTTGATAAGAAATACAGAGTCCAAGGGGTTACTCAAAATTTCAATTTGCAAAATGTGATGTTGACCAACAAAATAAAACCAACCATCTTCTTTTTTAAGCCTGATTCGTTGAGTGAATATCTGGTTGTAAAATCTGAAGAATCAAAAATTATTGAAGATCAAGAGAGATTAGAAAATATCTGGTACGAGATGTATCCTGATCAGCTTTATGGTGGATTTTATCAAGAAGAGGTTTTTGATAGTGAAAATAAAACGAACCAAATTATGATAAGAATCAATGTATTTATTGCAATTGTCTCCATTCTTATCTCCATTCTGGGGCTTTACGCTTTGATATCGTTAACCATTCAACGTCGAATAAAGGAAATAGGAATCAGAAAAACTATTGGAGCTTCATTTGGCCATGTCATAGGCTTACTGCTAAAGGAAGTAGGGTGGATGATGATGATATCAATAATTCTTGGATTGATTATGGGTGCTTATTTCATTACCATGCTGTTGAATATTATTTATGCCTACCACATTGAAATCGACTTTTTGAATTACCTCTTTTCGATTGCGGTGATCCTGTTGGTAGCTGTTATTTCAATTGGTTATAAAGTGGTTGTGACTGCCAGGATGAATCCTGTGAGCCAGCTTAGAGCTGAGTAA
- a CDS encoding helix-turn-helix domain-containing protein produces MSAINFVGIGLALFLAFLLIQKNDKGTFDFILLAWLVLNAVLLFFYHLNFERNTDQFVPILIAMSLIPYLISPLLFIYVSSLVQGEKFSWYAQLIHFIPFTIMVLSMWWFYWVPSEKHLIWVSNGYINMEGQLPFHIRNWSLIMAFSACMYPILCLVKILRHQTDILNEFSNLQEKTLNWMKYWIVIEFIGFWVSFLIIIAGDMDVVNILTSFKIISALIIINVFVIGYFGVRQSNIFLDSLSMNNIKRDEKYKYSNLTHLETEVLINQLNEKMKTEKLYRNPTLSAVQLADMMNISKHQLSQLINQKASVNFYEYINHYRVEEFKNRVKIGDADKLSLLGLALNCGFNSKSTFNYLFKKYEGVTPSQYRKQVAQ; encoded by the coding sequence ATGAGTGCAATTAATTTTGTTGGAATTGGACTAGCGTTGTTTCTTGCTTTTCTACTTATTCAAAAAAATGATAAAGGAACTTTTGATTTTATTTTATTAGCCTGGCTAGTTCTTAACGCTGTATTGCTTTTCTTTTATCACTTAAACTTTGAAAGGAATACAGATCAATTCGTGCCGATTTTGATCGCCATGAGTCTTATCCCTTATTTGATTTCCCCACTTCTCTTTATCTACGTATCGTCTTTGGTTCAAGGTGAAAAGTTCTCCTGGTATGCACAACTCATTCATTTTATCCCATTCACTATTATGGTCCTTTCTATGTGGTGGTTTTATTGGGTACCGAGTGAAAAACATCTGATCTGGGTTTCCAATGGATATATCAATATGGAAGGGCAACTTCCTTTTCATATTAGAAATTGGTCTTTGATCATGGCTTTTTCGGCTTGTATGTATCCGATATTATGTTTGGTTAAAATTCTTCGCCATCAAACAGATATTTTAAATGAGTTTTCTAATCTTCAGGAAAAAACACTCAATTGGATGAAGTACTGGATAGTAATTGAATTCATAGGTTTTTGGGTGTCTTTTTTAATCATCATTGCCGGGGATATGGATGTGGTCAATATCCTGACTTCTTTTAAAATTATATCAGCATTGATAATCATTAATGTATTCGTGATAGGATATTTCGGTGTAAGGCAGTCGAACATTTTTCTCGATTCCCTATCGATGAATAACATCAAAAGAGATGAGAAGTATAAATATTCGAACCTTACTCATCTGGAGACAGAAGTGTTAATCAATCAGCTTAATGAGAAAATGAAAACGGAAAAGCTGTATCGAAACCCTACTTTGAGTGCAGTACAATTGGCTGATATGATGAATATTTCAAAACATCAATTATCACAGCTTATTAATCAAAAAGCCTCTGTCAATTTTTATGAATATATCAATCATTACAGGGTTGAAGAGTTTAAAAACAGAGTGAAGATTGGTGATGCTGATAAACTATCGCTGCTGGGTCTTGCGTTGAATTGTGGTTTTAATTCAAAATCAACGTTCAATTATCTTTTCAAAAAATATGAAGGAGTAACTCCATCTCAATACAGAAAACAAGTGGCTCAATAA
- a CDS encoding tetratricopeptide repeat protein → MEENFKKRNEEKELIKKYESFRENKEAFYFTSDEYESIIQTYLDNNKHRKALKAANLAIEQYPYAVEFMVLKAQVYSNLQEYGIAIDILEKAGNLHPGDSDIFLIKGNIQILNGDINDALASFDRALEQSEDKDEIFYSIGLAYQNRGDYKEAITYFKQSLEENLNNENALYELAYCLDVTGELETSISYYKEFIDKDPYSEYAWFNLGIVYNKLEKYEESINAYEYCLAIDEKYSSAYFNMGNSLMMLKKYEQGLNAFKTTLELEGPTPEIYFSIGSVYEQMEQYDLAIRYYRKSTKLDQFYDEAWYCTGICLGHQNKWYEAVHFFNKALKLSVENADYWMALAEAEYKVGNVVSSIDAYDEVSQLDPGNVEVWKKWSLIYHEQGDHEQAMNIIHDGLEELPDEAALFYQAVIYLIEKGQYKLAFTYLEKGLFLDYDGHTVLYDHFPKLETQKALYKIIQQYK, encoded by the coding sequence ATGGAGGAGAATTTTAAAAAACGAAACGAGGAGAAAGAACTTATAAAAAAGTACGAATCGTTTCGCGAGAATAAAGAGGCCTTTTATTTCACCTCGGATGAATACGAATCGATCATCCAAACCTACCTGGACAACAACAAACATAGAAAAGCACTTAAAGCGGCAAATCTTGCCATAGAGCAATATCCCTATGCAGTAGAGTTCATGGTACTTAAGGCTCAAGTCTATTCTAACCTTCAAGAATATGGCATAGCCATAGATATTTTAGAAAAAGCTGGAAATCTTCACCCCGGTGATTCAGACATATTCCTCATCAAAGGAAACATTCAAATCCTAAATGGCGACATCAATGATGCGCTCGCCAGTTTTGACCGAGCACTGGAGCAATCAGAGGATAAAGATGAAATCTTCTATAGCATTGGGCTGGCCTATCAGAACCGTGGAGACTACAAAGAAGCTATTACCTATTTTAAGCAGTCTCTCGAAGAAAATTTGAATAATGAAAATGCTCTTTACGAACTCGCCTACTGTTTAGATGTAACGGGTGAGCTAGAAACCAGCATTTCATATTACAAAGAGTTCATAGACAAAGACCCCTATTCCGAATACGCTTGGTTCAATTTGGGTATTGTTTACAACAAGCTCGAAAAATACGAAGAGTCCATCAATGCCTATGAGTATTGTTTGGCTATTGATGAAAAGTACAGTTCTGCTTATTTCAACATGGGAAATTCGCTCATGATGCTTAAGAAATATGAGCAAGGACTCAATGCTTTTAAAACTACCTTAGAATTAGAGGGCCCTACGCCCGAAATTTATTTCAGCATTGGTTCTGTCTATGAACAAATGGAACAATATGATCTGGCTATTAGATACTACAGAAAATCAACAAAACTGGATCAGTTCTATGATGAAGCCTGGTATTGCACAGGCATTTGTCTGGGACACCAAAACAAGTGGTACGAGGCTGTGCATTTCTTCAATAAAGCCCTTAAGCTTAGTGTAGAAAATGCGGACTATTGGATGGCACTTGCAGAAGCCGAATACAAAGTAGGCAATGTAGTTTCCAGTATTGATGCTTACGATGAAGTAAGTCAACTAGATCCCGGAAATGTGGAAGTCTGGAAAAAATGGTCCTTGATCTATCACGAACAAGGAGACCATGAACAAGCCATGAACATTATCCATGACGGGCTAGAAGAACTTCCAGACGAAGCTGCGCTATTCTATCAGGCAGTTATCTATTTGATTGAAAAAGGTCAATACAAGTTAGCCTTCACCTATCTGGAGAAAGGTTTGTTTTTGGACTATGATGGACATACCGTTCTTTACGATCACTTCCCAAAACTCGAAACACAAAAGGCGTTGTACAAGATCATCCAGCAGTACAAATAG
- a CDS encoding phosphosulfolactate synthase: MNYTLNNIPERTVKPREKGFTMVMDKGLSVRQAEDMLETCGDSIDIIKLGWATSYVTNNLQKKLDFYKSEGIPVYLGGTLFEAFIIRDQFDDYRRVLEKYDIKHAEVSDGSITLDHTKKCEYISTLAKEVTVLSEVGSKDAAEIIPPYQWIELMQKELDAGAWKVIGEAREGGNVGLFRSDGEVRSGLVQEILTKIPMEKVIWEAPQKSQQVYFIKLLGSNVNLGNIAPNEVIPLETLRLGLRGDTFDYFLNGDVKL; this comes from the coding sequence ATGAATTATACCCTTAATAATATACCTGAGAGAACGGTCAAACCACGTGAAAAAGGATTCACCATGGTGATGGACAAAGGTTTAAGCGTCCGACAGGCAGAAGATATGTTAGAAACCTGCGGGGATTCTATCGACATAATAAAATTAGGATGGGCTACGTCGTATGTCACCAATAACCTTCAAAAAAAATTAGACTTCTACAAGTCTGAAGGCATACCGGTCTATTTAGGAGGAACACTGTTTGAAGCATTTATCATTAGAGATCAGTTCGATGATTACCGAAGGGTTCTTGAAAAGTATGATATCAAACATGCAGAAGTATCTGATGGATCGATCACTCTGGATCACACTAAAAAATGTGAATACATCAGCACGCTGGCCAAAGAAGTCACTGTCCTTTCGGAAGTAGGCTCAAAAGATGCTGCAGAAATCATCCCTCCTTATCAGTGGATTGAACTGATGCAAAAAGAGTTGGACGCTGGTGCCTGGAAAGTAATTGGTGAAGCTCGTGAAGGTGGAAATGTAGGACTGTTCAGATCTGACGGAGAAGTTAGATCCGGGTTGGTTCAGGAAATTTTGACCAAAATCCCAATGGAAAAAGTAATTTGGGAAGCACCTCAAAAATCACAACAGGTTTACTTCATTAAGCTATTAGGATCAAACGTTAACTTGGGCAATATTGCGCCAAACGAAGTAATTCCATTGGAAACACTTAGACTCGGACTTAGAGGAGATACTTTTGATTATTTCCTTAATGGTGACGTCAAACTTTAA
- a CDS encoding DUF368 domain-containing protein, which yields MRSFRDYFLLFLKGIGMGSADVVPGVSGGTIAFITGIYEELLNSINSFDAEAFRLLFSFKLKEFWSKINGSFLLPLVSGILLSAVSLAKIITFLLDKHPIQIWSFFFGLIIISSISVAKEITKWNLVTALSCISGVLIAYVITVVTPSTTPNELWFVFISGAIAICAMILPGISGSFILLILGKYAFIMSALKNLDTAVIAVFGSGCIIGLFTFSRLIAWFLKKFHNYAIALLAGFMIGSLNKIWPWKKAELFRFNSHGEQVPIFERNLLPTDYMAETGQSPLIIQAILYMALGFMMVVIMEKIAFAIKKAKEKSQP from the coding sequence ATGCGTTCGTTTAGAGATTATTTTCTACTATTCCTGAAAGGAATTGGTATGGGTAGTGCAGATGTAGTACCCGGAGTTTCTGGAGGAACCATCGCATTCATTACCGGCATCTACGAAGAGTTGCTGAACTCTATCAACTCTTTTGATGCTGAAGCCTTCAGATTACTGTTTTCATTTAAGCTGAAAGAGTTTTGGAGTAAAATCAATGGTTCATTCCTTCTGCCTTTGGTTTCTGGCATTCTGTTAAGTGCAGTTTCATTAGCAAAAATCATCACTTTCTTGCTGGACAAACACCCTATTCAGATTTGGTCGTTTTTCTTCGGACTAATTATCATCTCCTCTATTTCTGTTGCCAAGGAAATAACAAAATGGAATTTGGTGACCGCACTATCGTGCATCAGTGGGGTTTTAATTGCTTATGTAATCACAGTAGTAACTCCATCCACTACTCCCAACGAATTATGGTTCGTATTTATTAGTGGAGCTATAGCTATCTGCGCCATGATTTTGCCGGGTATCTCAGGGAGCTTTATTCTACTTATACTGGGAAAATACGCCTTCATCATGTCGGCTTTAAAAAACCTTGACACGGCGGTAATTGCTGTCTTTGGTAGTGGCTGTATTATTGGGCTCTTTACTTTTTCCAGATTGATTGCATGGTTTCTGAAAAAATTCCACAACTATGCCATCGCCTTATTAGCTGGTTTCATGATCGGTTCGTTGAATAAGATTTGGCCTTGGAAAAAAGCTGAATTATTCCGATTCAACTCACATGGCGAACAAGTCCCAATCTTCGAAAGAAACTTGTTACCTACAGATTATATGGCTGAGACCGGCCAGTCTCCATTAATCATACAAGCCATACTATATATGGCATTGGGTTTTATGATGGTAGTCATCATGGAAAAGATTGCTTTTGCCATCAAAAAAGCCAAAGAAAAAAGTCAACCATGA
- the aroE gene encoding shikimate dehydrogenase (AroE; catalyzes the conversion of shikimate to 3-dehydroshikimate), whose product MRQFGLIGKTLKHSFSKKYFSEKFENEEIANSHYELFELAEISEIQNLIDYYSDSLAGLNVTIPYKKEVMAYLDELDPKAEEIGAVNTIKISKEGKLKGYNTDYLGFIDSLQEGWDLSGKKALVLGTGGASEAIKRALTDLNIPFQSVSRKASESNISYEDLNGKNWVHTHHLIINTTPLGTYPDIETKPFLPYDQITDRHLLFDLVYNPEVTAFLQEGLNRGAKIKNGHKMLIGQAEASWKIWND is encoded by the coding sequence ATGAGACAGTTTGGACTCATTGGGAAAACCCTTAAACACTCATTTTCTAAAAAATACTTCAGTGAGAAGTTTGAAAATGAAGAAATAGCCAATAGTCACTATGAGCTATTTGAATTGGCTGAGATTTCAGAAATTCAGAATCTTATTGATTACTATTCTGATTCACTAGCAGGATTGAATGTTACCATTCCTTACAAAAAGGAAGTCATGGCTTATCTAGATGAGCTTGATCCAAAAGCAGAGGAAATTGGTGCAGTAAATACGATCAAAATATCAAAAGAAGGAAAACTCAAAGGTTACAATACGGACTACCTGGGATTCATTGATTCACTTCAAGAAGGCTGGGACCTTTCAGGGAAAAAAGCCTTGGTATTAGGCACTGGCGGGGCGTCTGAGGCAATTAAAAGGGCACTTACAGATTTGAACATACCTTTTCAATCTGTTTCACGAAAAGCTTCAGAAAGCAATATCAGTTACGAAGATTTGAATGGAAAGAATTGGGTACATACTCATCATTTGATCATCAATACTACACCATTAGGTACTTACCCTGATATAGAAACCAAACCTTTTCTTCCCTACGATCAAATAACAGATCGGCATCTGTTGTTTGATTTGGTCTACAACCCTGAGGTCACAGCCTTTTTACAAGAAGGTTTAAACAGAGGAGCAAAAATCAAGAATGGTCATAAAATGCTGATCGGTCAAGCGGAAGCTTCTTGGAAAATTTGGAACGATTAA
- a CDS encoding MFS transporter produces MLSLPKNVWVLTLGLALMMSASSLVVFVGGLVGTTLAPSPNLATLPVAAIIIGTALATVPVALLMRKWGRKKAFLTIITFSIFISLLAAYSIHVQSFYLFCLSLALIGISVASLNQFRFAAMESVQRERIPNAASTVLLGGIAAAFIGPEIAVNGKDLLEQPFTGSFILLAVLFVLGFVIISFFQNVKPINEENSIPGRPLGEIIKQPVFWTAVLCAMMGYAVMSFIMTATPVSMHVMDGHSLEDTKWVIQSHIVAMFLPSLITAWIIKKIGIKAMMLTGISAFVVCIGIAYSGHHVGHYWGSLVLLGIGWNFLFIGGTTLLPQAYNDNERFKVQALNEFMIFGTQATAALSAGFVVHALGWESMLLTTIPLLVIPLIAIIRSK; encoded by the coding sequence ATGCTTTCACTTCCTAAAAATGTGTGGGTTCTAACACTCGGTTTAGCCCTCATGATGTCTGCCAGCTCATTGGTTGTATTTGTTGGTGGTCTAGTCGGCACTACGCTTGCACCATCTCCGAACCTGGCCACCTTGCCTGTGGCAGCTATCATTATAGGCACAGCACTGGCTACCGTGCCGGTAGCTCTGCTTATGAGAAAATGGGGAAGAAAAAAGGCATTCCTTACCATCATCACCTTTTCAATTTTCATTTCTTTATTGGCGGCCTACAGCATCCATGTGCAGTCATTTTATTTGTTCTGCCTAAGCTTGGCTTTAATCGGTATTTCAGTTGCCTCTTTGAATCAGTTTCGATTTGCAGCCATGGAAAGTGTGCAGCGAGAGCGAATTCCAAATGCAGCTTCGACGGTATTATTGGGAGGCATTGCGGCGGCTTTCATTGGACCTGAAATAGCCGTCAATGGAAAAGACTTACTAGAGCAACCTTTCACCGGATCATTTATTCTTTTGGCCGTTTTATTTGTTCTAGGGTTTGTCATCATTTCATTTTTTCAGAATGTAAAACCTATAAACGAAGAGAATTCAATTCCCGGAAGACCACTAGGTGAAATTATCAAACAACCGGTTTTCTGGACAGCGGTTCTCTGTGCCATGATGGGCTATGCCGTGATGAGTTTTATCATGACAGCTACTCCAGTCAGCATGCATGTTATGGATGGTCACTCATTGGAAGACACTAAATGGGTCATTCAAAGTCACATTGTAGCCATGTTTTTACCTAGTCTGATTACTGCATGGATCATCAAAAAGATTGGCATTAAGGCTATGATGTTGACTGGCATTTCAGCCTTTGTGGTTTGTATAGGCATTGCTTACTCCGGGCACCATGTGGGGCATTATTGGGGATCTCTGGTTCTATTAGGTATCGGCTGGAATTTCCTCTTTATTGGAGGGACTACGCTCCTACCTCAGGCCTATAATGACAACGAAAGGTTCAAAGTACAAGCCTTGAATGAGTTTATGATTTTCGGAACACAAGCTACTGCGGCGTTATCAGCAGGCTTTGTGGTTCATGCCCTAGGCTGGGAAAGTATGTTGCTCACTACTATTCCCTTGCTCGTCATTCCCTTAATCGCCATAATTAGAAGCAAATAA
- a CDS encoding carbon-nitrogen hydrolase family protein — MTPSHLLKVAIAQMSPVWLDKKGTLEKIYDSIETAGKQSCELVVFGEALLPGYPFWIELTDGAKFNSQMQKELHAHYIRQAVEIEKGDLDVICGLAKKHRLAIYLGTIERAMNRGGHSVYCSLVYINQEGSVRSVHRKLQPTYEERLSWAPGDGHGLQVHPLKEFTVGGLNCWENWMPLSRTALYGQGENLHIAVWPGNEKNTFDITKFMAKEGRSFVISASGLMKKSDIPEDTPHYDQIIRSAPEIMANGASCIAGPDGEWVVPPVLNEEKLIVANLDFNRVLEERQNFDVSGHYSRPDVTQLTVNRERQSILKKD; from the coding sequence ATGACACCATCTCATTTACTGAAAGTAGCCATAGCTCAAATGTCCCCTGTTTGGCTCGACAAGAAAGGAACATTAGAAAAAATTTATGATTCGATAGAAACTGCAGGAAAACAATCTTGTGAGTTGGTAGTTTTTGGCGAAGCACTTCTGCCGGGATATCCTTTTTGGATAGAACTCACAGATGGTGCGAAATTTAATTCTCAGATGCAAAAGGAGCTTCACGCCCACTACATACGTCAAGCAGTAGAAATTGAAAAAGGTGACTTAGACGTAATCTGTGGATTGGCCAAGAAGCATCGGCTGGCCATATACTTGGGTACGATTGAAAGAGCTATGAATAGAGGAGGACATAGTGTTTATTGTTCTTTGGTATATATTAATCAAGAAGGAAGCGTACGGTCTGTGCACAGAAAGCTACAGCCCACCTATGAGGAAAGGCTTTCCTGGGCACCAGGCGATGGACATGGATTGCAGGTGCATCCGCTGAAGGAATTTACAGTCGGTGGGTTGAACTGTTGGGAGAACTGGATGCCGCTTTCCAGAACTGCTTTGTATGGGCAAGGAGAGAACTTGCATATTGCCGTATGGCCGGGTAACGAGAAGAATACCTTTGATATCACCAAATTTATGGCCAAGGAAGGACGCTCATTTGTGATTTCTGCTTCAGGGTTGATGAAGAAATCTGATATTCCCGAAGACACGCCTCATTACGATCAAATCATTAGGTCAGCACCTGAAATAATGGCGAATGGGGCTTCTTGTATTGCAGGGCCTGATGGTGAATGGGTGGTGCCTCCAGTTTTGAATGAAGAAAAATTGATTGTTGCAAATTTAGATTTTAATAGAGTATTAGAAGAACGACAAAATTTTGATGTCTCGGGACATTATTCACGGCCTGATGTGACTCAGTTGACTGTGAACCGAGAAAGGCAGAGCATCTTGAAGAAAGATTGA